A region of Ochotona princeps isolate mOchPri1 chromosome 2, mOchPri1.hap1, whole genome shotgun sequence DNA encodes the following proteins:
- the LOC101523692 gene encoding large ribosomal subunit protein eL14-like: protein MEAGLMAYVSLGTHVRNLVTIIDVTAKDRDLVDGPCMWVTRQAMSFKCMQLTDFILKFPHSAHRNYVQKAWGGEHDINAKWAATRWAKKIEARERKAKMTDFDHCEVLKAKKIRNRIIKTEVKKLQRAALLKVSPKKKAPVAKGAVVAAAAKVPAKVTTAGKKTATQKTPAQKALGQKAAPAKAQKDRKL from the coding sequence ATGGAGGCTGGCCTTATGGCCTATGTCTCCTTGGGGACTCACGTCAGGAACCTGGTCACGATCATAGATGTCACTGCTAAGGACAGGGATTTGGTAGATGGACCCTGCATGTGGGTCACAAGACAGGCCATGTCTTTTAAATGCATGCAGCTGACTGATTTCATCCTCAAGTTTCCACACAGTGCCCACCGGAATTATGTCCAAAAAGCCTGGGGGGGAGAACACGATATCAATGCAAAATGGGCAGCCACAAGATGGGCCAAAAAGATTGAAGCCAGAGAAAGGAAAGCGAAAATGACTGATTTTGACCACTGCGAAGTCCTGAAGGCAAAGAAGATAAGAAATAGAATAATCAAGACTGAAGTTAAGAAACTTCAAAGGGCAGCTCTGTTGAAAGTGTCTCCTAAAAAAAAAGCACCTGTTGCTAAGGGTGCTGTGGTTGCAGCAGCTGCTAAGGTTCCAGCAAAGGTGACCACTGCAGGCAAGAAAACTGCAACTCAGAAGACCCCTGCCCAGAAGGCCCTAGGCCAGAAGGCAGCACCTGCTAAGGCTCAGAAGGACAGAAAACTCTAG